A window from Limisphaera ngatamarikiensis encodes these proteins:
- a CDS encoding transposase: MAPGISPEGDAGSWGTGSSTGKTPPPEGVLRELREWGLERVLLLITDGLPGLAEAIVCLKPLARWQRYVMHGVQCSLSQVKPRDRALFAEELNRVSKPRTGPGRWRRWGS, translated from the coding sequence GTGGCCCCAGGGATCAGCCCGGAGGGGGACGCAGGGTCCTGGGGTACTGGCTCTTCCACTGGGAAAACGCCACCACCTGAGGGTGTGCTCCGGGAGCTGAGGGAGTGGGGTCTGGAACGGGTGTTGCTCCTTATCACCGATGGCCTACCCGGCTTGGCCGAAGCGATTGTCTGCCTCAAGCCTCTGGCCCGGTGGCAGCGATACGTGATGCACGGGGTGCAGTGCAGCCTGAGTCAGGTGAAACCACGGGACCGGGCCCTTTTCGCGGAGGAGCTGAATCGGGTGTCGAAGCCAAGAACCGGGCCAGGGCGCTGGCGGCGCTGGGGGAGCTGA
- the asnS gene encoding asparagine--tRNA ligase, whose translation MEKRIRELLASDRPCSGVRVQGWIRTRRDAKGFSFLEVNDGSCLKNLQVVVDAQIPGAEQLNRCTTGASVRVDGDLVESPAPGQRWEVRATRLELIGPADSTYPLQKKGHSLEFLRSIAHLRARSNLFGAVFRTRSRLARAVHEFFQARDFLWVHTPIITASDCEGAGELFRVTTLKGQPGERPKDDFFGRPTYLTVSGQLEAEALACALGRVYTFGPTFRAENSNTSRHAAEFWMIEPEAAFFDLEADMDLAEDFLKAMARHMLEEGGDDLDLFERFVDREVRARLRFVTERPFVRIPYAEAMEILRKSGRSFEFPPEPGQNLQSEHERFLTEEHFHAPVIVYDYPRAIKPFYMRLNDDGVTVRAMDVLVPGVGEVIGGAQREERLEVLRENLRFHGLDESDYQWYLDLRRYGTVPHAGFGVGFERLLMFLTGMGNIRDVIPFPRTPGHAEF comes from the coding sequence ATGGAAAAGCGCATCAGGGAACTTTTGGCCTCGGACCGCCCCTGTTCCGGGGTGCGGGTGCAGGGGTGGATCCGGACGCGCCGGGACGCGAAGGGCTTTTCGTTTTTGGAAGTGAACGATGGTTCATGCCTCAAGAATCTGCAGGTGGTGGTGGACGCGCAGATTCCCGGGGCGGAGCAGTTGAACCGGTGCACGACGGGGGCGTCAGTGAGGGTTGATGGGGATCTGGTGGAATCGCCCGCGCCGGGCCAGCGCTGGGAGGTGCGGGCCACGCGGCTGGAGTTGATCGGTCCGGCCGACAGCACCTATCCGCTGCAGAAGAAGGGTCATTCGCTGGAGTTCCTGCGGAGCATCGCGCATTTGCGGGCCAGATCGAACCTGTTCGGGGCGGTGTTTCGGACGCGGAGCCGCCTGGCCCGCGCGGTGCATGAGTTTTTCCAGGCACGCGATTTTCTCTGGGTGCACACCCCCATCATTACCGCCAGTGACTGTGAAGGGGCGGGGGAGTTGTTTCGGGTGACAACCCTCAAGGGGCAACCGGGGGAGCGGCCGAAGGACGATTTCTTCGGCCGGCCCACGTATTTGACGGTCAGCGGACAGCTGGAGGCCGAGGCGCTGGCGTGCGCGCTGGGCCGGGTGTACACGTTTGGTCCGACCTTCCGGGCGGAGAATTCCAACACCTCCCGGCACGCCGCCGAGTTTTGGATGATCGAACCGGAGGCGGCGTTCTTTGATCTCGAGGCGGACATGGACCTGGCGGAGGATTTCCTGAAGGCCATGGCCCGGCACATGCTCGAGGAGGGCGGCGACGACCTGGACCTGTTCGAACGGTTTGTGGACAGGGAGGTGCGGGCCCGGTTGAGGTTCGTCACCGAGCGGCCGTTCGTGCGAATCCCTTATGCCGAGGCCATGGAAATCCTGCGCAAATCAGGGCGCTCCTTCGAATTCCCGCCGGAGCCGGGGCAGAATCTGCAGTCCGAACACGAACGGTTCCTGACCGAGGAACATTTCCATGCACCGGTGATCGTGTATGACTATCCGCGGGCGATCAAACCGTTCTACATGCGGCTCAACGATGACGGTGTCACGGTGCGGGCGATGGATGTCCTGGTGCCCGGTGTGGGTGAGGTGATCGGCGGGGCACAGCGGGAGGAGCGACTCGAGGTGCTGCGCGAAAACCTGCGGTTTCACGGGTTGGATGAGTCGGATTACCAGTGGTATCTCGACCTGCGCAGGTACGGCACCGTGCCGCATGCGGGATTTGGCGTGGGTTTTGAACGGTTGCTGATGTTCCTGACGGGCATGGGCAACATTCGGGACGTGATCCCCTTCCCGCGCACGCCCGGACACGCCGAGTTCTGA
- a CDS encoding FAD-binding domain-containing protein, with product MRALVWLKRDLRLSDHAPLYNAARADAAAALYVIEPEWLSSAEFDPQHLAFALACLEPLRVQLAARGLPLWVRQGEVTEVLTALHVRYRFTHLFSHEETGPGWSYARDRAVRAWCRAHGVVWTEWPQTGVVRGLRDRSGWSDLWQARMEADLVPTPARWRGIEPPRLEPLPTLAELGVPPSRPLPPAGEAAAQALLEGFLAERVRGYRRAISSPLTAADGCSRLSPHLAFGTISMRQVYQATAAAIRATTDRALAGDLRAFASRLRWHCHFMQKLEDEPEIEFRNFSRAYDGLREEAFDPERFAAWCEGRTGFPMVDACMRQLRATGWLNFRMRAMLVSFAAYHLWLHWRLPGQFLARQFLDFEPGIHWSQMQMQSGTTGINALRIYSPAKQARDHDPEGHYIRRWIPEYGTRAYPKPIVDERAALAFARAQLYRVRNSPLARAEAERVQARHGSRKSGLPPTDRKWRPQREKGTHQLELI from the coding sequence ATGCGGGCTTTGGTATGGCTCAAACGCGACCTGCGCCTTTCGGACCATGCGCCGCTTTATAACGCCGCGCGGGCCGACGCTGCTGCCGCCCTTTATGTGATCGAGCCGGAGTGGCTTTCGAGCGCCGAGTTTGATCCGCAGCACCTTGCCTTTGCGCTCGCCTGCCTTGAGCCACTGCGCGTGCAACTCGCGGCTCGCGGACTGCCCTTATGGGTGAGGCAGGGAGAGGTGACCGAGGTCCTGACGGCGCTCCATGTCCGTTACCGGTTCACCCACCTCTTCAGCCATGAGGAGACCGGGCCGGGCTGGAGCTATGCGCGCGACCGGGCGGTCCGCGCCTGGTGCCGCGCGCACGGGGTCGTGTGGACCGAATGGCCGCAGACGGGCGTTGTGCGCGGTTTGCGTGACCGCAGCGGCTGGTCCGACCTCTGGCAAGCGCGCATGGAGGCCGATCTCGTGCCGACGCCGGCGCGCTGGCGCGGCATTGAACCCCCCAGGCTCGAGCCCTTGCCGACGCTCGCAGAGCTGGGGGTACCGCCGTCGCGGCCGCTGCCCCCGGCTGGCGAAGCCGCGGCACAGGCGCTGCTCGAAGGGTTTCTTGCCGAACGCGTCCGCGGCTATCGGCGGGCTATTTCGAGCCCCCTCACCGCTGCTGATGGTTGCAGCCGCTTAAGCCCCCACCTGGCGTTCGGAACGATCTCAATGCGCCAGGTGTATCAAGCGACCGCCGCGGCGATCCGCGCGACTACCGATCGCGCCCTGGCGGGCGACCTGCGCGCGTTCGCGAGCCGCCTGCGATGGCACTGCCACTTCATGCAAAAACTCGAGGACGAACCTGAGATTGAGTTTCGCAACTTCTCCCGTGCCTATGATGGCCTGCGCGAAGAGGCGTTCGACCCCGAGCGCTTCGCGGCGTGGTGCGAAGGCCGCACCGGCTTTCCCATGGTCGATGCCTGCATGCGTCAGTTACGCGCCACAGGTTGGCTCAATTTTCGCATGCGGGCGATGCTGGTCAGCTTCGCTGCCTACCACCTGTGGCTTCACTGGCGCTTGCCCGGGCAGTTCCTCGCACGGCAGTTCCTCGACTTCGAGCCGGGGATCCACTGGTCGCAGATGCAGATGCAGAGCGGCACCACCGGCATCAACGCGCTGCGGATTTACTCGCCTGCGAAGCAGGCGCGGGACCACGACCCTGAAGGCCACTACATTCGCCGCTGGATACCCGAGTACGGCACCCGCGCTTATCCCAAGCCGATCGTCGACGAGCGCGCGGCGCTCGCGTTTGCCAGGGCGCAGCTCTATCGCGTAAGAAACAGCCCTCTGGCGCGCGCTGAAGCCGAACGGGTACAGGCGCGCCACGGCTCGCGTAAAAGCGGCTTGCCGCCCACCGATCGCAAATGGCGCCCGCAACGGGAGAAAGGGACACACCAACTGGAGCTTATCTGA
- a CDS encoding FMN-binding glutamate synthase family protein, which produces MNLQRPNANEATRTANRSRSVVPMSGLCTRCLDGCTGNCEVFKASFRGRELLYPGPFGEITAGGDKDYPVDYSHLNIQGYAMGARGLPPGVEASPDTAIFPKVNTETEYGWDIKVKMKVPIFTGALGSTEIARKNWEHFAVGAAISGITIVCGENVCGIDPRLELDSRGKVKLAPDMDRRIEIYRRYYQGWGEILVQMNVEDTRLGVAEYILNKHGITTIELKWGQGAKSIGGEIKVDSLERALELQRRGYIVTPDPSDPVNQAAFRTGALKEFERHSRLGFVTEEGFFAEVERLRKLGFKRITLKTGAYSLRELAMAIKWGSRAKIDLLTIDGASGGTGMSPWRMMEEWGIPSLYLHAAAYEFAKILADKGERPPDLAFAGGFSSEDGVFKALALGSPFTKAVCMGRALMIPGMVGKNIQRWLPEGKLPNTIGQFGSTPEEIFVCWEEVKKIVGADEMKRIPWGAIGIFSYVDKIKVGLQQLMAGARCFSVPAITRRELMSLTEECARVTGIPYLMDAYREEALEILNS; this is translated from the coding sequence ATGAATCTGCAAAGACCGAATGCCAACGAAGCGACAAGGACGGCCAATCGTTCCCGGAGCGTCGTGCCCATGAGCGGCCTGTGCACCCGGTGTCTGGACGGTTGCACCGGCAATTGCGAGGTTTTCAAGGCCAGTTTCCGCGGTCGGGAACTCCTGTATCCGGGCCCGTTTGGTGAGATCACCGCGGGCGGCGACAAGGATTACCCCGTGGACTACTCCCACCTGAACATCCAGGGATATGCCATGGGGGCACGCGGGCTGCCGCCGGGCGTGGAGGCGAGCCCGGATACCGCCATCTTCCCCAAAGTCAACACGGAGACGGAATACGGCTGGGACATCAAGGTGAAGATGAAGGTGCCCATCTTCACCGGCGCATTGGGTTCGACCGAGATCGCGCGCAAGAACTGGGAGCACTTTGCCGTGGGCGCCGCCATCAGCGGCATCACGATCGTGTGCGGCGAAAACGTCTGCGGCATTGACCCGCGGCTGGAGTTGGACTCCAGGGGGAAGGTGAAACTGGCGCCGGACATGGACCGCCGCATCGAGATTTACCGGCGCTACTACCAGGGCTGGGGCGAGATCCTGGTCCAGATGAACGTGGAGGACACGCGTCTGGGGGTGGCCGAGTACATTCTCAACAAACACGGCATCACCACCATCGAGCTCAAATGGGGCCAGGGCGCCAAGAGCATCGGCGGCGAAATCAAAGTGGACAGCCTGGAAAGGGCGCTGGAGTTGCAACGCCGCGGTTACATCGTCACACCGGATCCGTCCGATCCGGTCAACCAGGCCGCCTTCCGGACCGGTGCCCTGAAGGAATTCGAACGGCACAGCCGCCTCGGCTTTGTCACCGAGGAGGGATTCTTTGCCGAGGTCGAGCGGCTGCGCAAACTGGGCTTCAAACGGATCACGCTCAAGACCGGCGCCTACAGCCTGCGCGAGCTGGCGATGGCCATCAAATGGGGATCGAGGGCTAAGATCGACCTGCTCACCATTGACGGTGCCTCCGGTGGCACGGGCATGAGCCCGTGGCGGATGATGGAAGAGTGGGGCATTCCCAGCCTGTACCTCCATGCCGCAGCCTACGAGTTTGCGAAGATCCTGGCCGACAAGGGCGAGCGTCCTCCGGACCTGGCCTTTGCTGGTGGATTCAGCAGCGAGGACGGTGTGTTCAAGGCCCTGGCGCTGGGTTCGCCCTTCACCAAGGCGGTCTGCATGGGCCGGGCCCTGATGATCCCGGGCATGGTGGGCAAGAACATCCAGCGCTGGCTGCCCGAGGGCAAACTGCCCAACACCATCGGACAGTTCGGGTCCACGCCCGAGGAGATCTTCGTCTGCTGGGAGGAGGTCAAGAAGATCGTTGGCGCCGACGAGATGAAGCGAATCCCGTGGGGCGCCATCGGCATCTTCAGTTACGTGGACAAGATCAAGGTCGGCCTCCAACAGTTGATGGCCGGGGCCCGGTGTTTCAGCGTTCCTGCGATCACAAGGCGCGAACTCATGTCCCTTACCGAGGAATGCGCCAGGGTGACCGGCATCCCCTACCTGATGGATGCCTACCGCGAGGAAGCGCTGGAGATTCTGAATTCCTGA
- a CDS encoding transposase codes for MKATVTVAIQPLLHLEQEDFLRKNGGTKNGHYRRTLQTPFGQVDLSITRDLEGGYYSSFFIPYQRRLVDVGEVAIALYASGITHSKAAETLGLLPGRRYSPEILSALTDQVLEAAESFRRRPLPPEMALVYLDGLSLKVFQGRKGWYGHQFTWPQGSARRGTQGPGVLALPLGKRHHLRVCSGS; via the coding sequence ATGAAGGCGACCGTGACCGTGGCGATACAGCCCCTTCTCCATCTGGAACAAGAAGATTTCTTGCGGAAAAACGGCGGCACGAAAAACGGCCATTACCGCCGTACCCTCCAGACCCCCTTCGGTCAGGTGGACCTCTCCATCACCAGGGACCTGGAAGGCGGGTACTACTCTTCCTTCTTCATCCCCTACCAGCGTCGGCTGGTGGACGTGGGCGAGGTGGCCATCGCCCTTTACGCCTCGGGGATCACCCACAGCAAGGCGGCCGAGACCCTGGGCCTGCTCCCCGGCCGCCGCTACTCCCCCGAGATTCTGAGCGCCCTCACCGACCAAGTCCTGGAAGCGGCCGAATCCTTTCGCCGAAGGCCTCTGCCCCCGGAGATGGCCTTAGTCTACTTGGACGGCCTGTCCCTCAAGGTCTTCCAGGGGCGAAAGGGGTGGTACGGGCATCAGTTTACGTGGCCCCAGGGATCAGCCCGGAGGGGGACGCAGGGTCCTGGGGTACTGGCTCTTCCACTGGGAAAACGCCACCACCTGAGGGTGTGCTCCGGGAGCTGA
- a CDS encoding VPDSG-CTERM sorting domain-containing protein, which yields MKRTNLLLGLACGTLALAVTVQAAPIVPTYTTFGTLSGATFGGSGIPNNAVAIWTSSDGTVTLGLTAHQRYSNPPVGNNGAGDFYAVKGGDIYSGIHANPAYARWNFGWYALNTGSNYYRVDLLYDLDPAAGTEQSAHLVLSNFLPPDSTPYQNSWNLGMSSLFGGSFNPNVSGEYTLALILRDYQSGQELGRTAIRVNVVPEAGATVGLLGLGLAGLTLLRRRF from the coding sequence ATGAAACGGACAAACTTGTTGCTGGGTTTGGCTTGCGGGACGCTGGCACTGGCGGTGACCGTCCAAGCCGCGCCCATCGTGCCCACTTATACCACGTTCGGAACGCTCTCCGGGGCAACGTTTGGCGGAAGTGGGATTCCCAACAACGCCGTCGCCATTTGGACCAGTAGCGACGGCACGGTCACCCTCGGACTGACGGCCCACCAACGCTATTCCAATCCGCCGGTGGGCAACAACGGCGCCGGCGACTTTTACGCAGTTAAAGGCGGCGACATCTACAGCGGCATACATGCAAACCCGGCATACGCCCGATGGAACTTTGGCTGGTACGCGCTCAACACGGGCTCAAACTACTACCGTGTGGATCTCTTGTACGACCTTGATCCGGCGGCCGGGACTGAGCAGAGTGCTCACTTAGTTCTGAGCAACTTCCTACCACCCGATTCCACTCCATACCAAAACTCATGGAACCTTGGGATGAGTTCTCTCTTCGGAGGTTCGTTCAATCCGAACGTATCCGGGGAGTACACCCTCGCTCTTATCCTCCGGGACTACCAGTCCGGACAGGAGCTGGGTCGGACTGCCATCCGCGTCAATGTGGTGCCTGAGGCGGGGGCCACGGTGGGTTTGCTAGGTCTGGGCCTGGCGGGGCTGACACTGCTGCGCCGCCGGTTCTAG
- a CDS encoding cryptochrome/photolyase family protein: MTQPLRHLVLVLGDQLDHSSSAFDGFDPQHDALWMAEVSQESTHVPSSKLRSALFLSAMRHFASACRARGWRVHYTPLEAGVATLADALAAAVARLRPQRLILTAPGEWRVLQALRTTARALGVPLELREDRHFFSTVRDFAAHARGRKQLRMEHFYRALRQRHRVLIDGDQPCGGRWNFDTENRAAFGPAGPPPVPARVHFSPDATTREVLTLVDQRFPGHVGDLATFDWPVTREQALLTLKRFIDERLPYFGHWQDAMWRGEPWLWHSQLSAALNLKLLNPREVVAAAEAAYRAGTAPLASVEGFIRQVLGWREYVRGIYWTQMPEYLDRNALDAHLPLPAFYWTGETEMACLREVIGQTLRLGYAHHIQRLMVTGLLALLLGVAPKAVHTWYLSVYVDAVEWVELPNVLGMSQFADGLTADGRPAPGGPMASKPYAATGQYIARMSNYCSACRYRPHQRTGDTACPFTTLYWDFLMRHAKRFASHPRMALQVKNLARLSAEERAAIRARADEIRRAVT; the protein is encoded by the coding sequence ATGACGCAACCGCTACGCCACCTGGTGCTCGTATTGGGCGACCAGCTCGACCACAGCTCGAGCGCCTTCGACGGCTTCGATCCGCAACACGACGCGCTCTGGATGGCCGAGGTCAGCCAGGAATCGACCCATGTGCCGTCGAGCAAGTTGCGCAGCGCCCTCTTTCTGAGCGCGATGCGCCACTTCGCCTCCGCGTGCCGCGCGCGGGGATGGCGGGTGCACTACACACCGCTCGAGGCGGGCGTCGCGACCCTTGCCGATGCGCTCGCCGCCGCCGTCGCGCGGCTCCGCCCGCAGCGCCTGATTCTGACCGCGCCGGGCGAATGGCGGGTGCTGCAAGCGCTGCGCACCACTGCCCGCGCCCTGGGCGTGCCGTTGGAGCTCCGCGAGGATCGCCACTTCTTCAGCACGGTGCGCGACTTTGCCGCCCACGCCCGCGGGCGTAAGCAGCTGCGCATGGAGCACTTCTACCGCGCGCTGCGCCAGCGCCACCGCGTGTTGATCGATGGCGACCAACCCTGCGGTGGCCGATGGAACTTCGACACGGAAAACCGCGCCGCCTTTGGCCCTGCCGGCCCGCCGCCGGTGCCCGCGCGCGTCCACTTTAGCCCCGACGCAACCACACGCGAGGTCCTCACCCTCGTGGACCAACGCTTTCCCGGCCACGTCGGGGATCTTGCCACCTTCGACTGGCCAGTGACGCGCGAGCAGGCGCTGCTGACGCTCAAACGCTTCATAGACGAGCGGCTCCCCTACTTCGGCCACTGGCAGGACGCGATGTGGAGGGGTGAGCCGTGGTTGTGGCATTCCCAGCTTTCGGCGGCGCTCAACCTGAAACTTCTCAACCCACGCGAAGTGGTCGCGGCGGCTGAGGCGGCCTACCGCGCCGGCACGGCACCGCTCGCCTCCGTTGAGGGGTTCATTCGCCAGGTGCTCGGTTGGCGCGAGTATGTGCGCGGCATCTACTGGACACAAATGCCCGAATATCTCGATCGCAACGCCCTCGACGCGCATCTGCCGCTACCCGCGTTCTACTGGACAGGCGAAACCGAGATGGCTTGCTTGCGCGAGGTGATTGGCCAGACCCTGCGCCTGGGCTACGCTCACCACATCCAGCGCCTGATGGTCACTGGCCTGCTCGCCTTGCTGCTGGGCGTTGCGCCCAAGGCGGTGCACACCTGGTACCTCTCGGTCTATGTCGACGCGGTCGAGTGGGTGGAGCTACCCAACGTCCTCGGGATGAGTCAGTTCGCCGACGGCCTGACCGCTGACGGACGCCCGGCCCCAGGCGGACCGATGGCGAGCAAACCCTACGCCGCCACCGGCCAATACATCGCCCGCATGTCCAACTACTGCAGCGCCTGCCGCTACCGCCCCCATCAGCGCACGGGCGACACCGCTTGCCCGTTCACCACCCTCTACTGGGATTTCCTGATGCGGCACGCCAAGCGCTTCGCGAGCCACCCGCGAATGGCACTGCAGGTGAAAAACCTCGCACGCCTCTCAGCCGAGGAGCGCGCGGCGATCCGCGCGCGTGCTGACGAGATCCGGCGCGCCGTGACGTGA